A single window of Synechococcus sp. CBW1004 DNA harbors:
- a CDS encoding FtsW/RodA/SpoVE family cell cycle protein: MSTSTRALPVDADAVSGRRRGILPLPWSLWPAEARLLLGLVALWSCFGLLVLTSASWFVADREMGDAAFYLKRQLIWLIASWGLLLLAIRNTMRRWLHLAAPALLIGMALIAATLVIGSTVNGASRWLVIGPLQIQPTELIKPFIVLQGAVLFSHWRRIAKDQKLLWLAIFGAVMLLILKQPNLSTAALIGLLLWLMALAGGLPLVLLLGAAGGGGLLGTFSIMVNEYQRLRVTSFLDPWRDQQGDGYQLVQSLLAIGSGGPLGQGFGLSTQKLQYLPIQTTDFIFAVFAEEFGYVGSLMLLLFLMVFGFVGLRIALSCRSNQHRLVAIGCTTLLVGQSILNIAVASGAMPTTGLPLPLISYGGNSLLSSLFVAGLLIRCSLETTGLEGNRPRRQRSVPASIG, encoded by the coding sequence ATGTCCACCTCCACCCGAGCCTTGCCGGTTGACGCCGACGCCGTCTCCGGACGTCGGCGCGGCATCCTTCCCCTGCCCTGGAGTCTCTGGCCAGCGGAGGCCCGTCTGCTGCTCGGCCTGGTGGCCCTCTGGAGCTGTTTCGGGCTGTTGGTGCTCACCTCGGCCAGCTGGTTCGTGGCGGATCGCGAGATGGGGGATGCCGCCTTCTACCTGAAGCGTCAGCTGATCTGGCTGATCGCCAGCTGGGGTCTGTTGCTGCTGGCGATCCGCAACACGATGCGGCGCTGGCTGCATCTGGCGGCCCCGGCCCTGCTGATCGGCATGGCCCTGATCGCCGCCACTCTGGTGATCGGCAGCACGGTGAACGGAGCCAGTCGCTGGCTGGTGATCGGGCCCCTGCAGATTCAGCCCACGGAGCTGATCAAGCCCTTCATCGTGCTGCAGGGTGCGGTGCTCTTCTCGCACTGGCGCCGGATCGCCAAAGACCAGAAACTCCTCTGGCTTGCCATCTTCGGAGCCGTGATGCTGCTGATCCTCAAGCAGCCCAATCTCAGCACCGCAGCGCTGATAGGCCTGCTGCTCTGGCTGATGGCTCTGGCCGGCGGCCTGCCCCTCGTCCTGCTCCTCGGGGCTGCCGGTGGAGGTGGACTGCTCGGGACGTTCAGCATCATGGTGAACGAATATCAGCGCCTGCGCGTCACCTCGTTCCTTGACCCCTGGCGTGATCAACAGGGAGACGGCTACCAGCTGGTGCAGAGCCTGCTGGCGATCGGTTCCGGTGGCCCCCTGGGCCAGGGGTTCGGTCTCTCGACCCAGAAGCTGCAGTATCTGCCGATCCAGACCACCGATTTCATCTTCGCGGTGTTCGCTGAGGAGTTCGGCTACGTGGGCTCCCTGATGCTGCTGCTGTTTCTGATGGTCTTCGGCTTCGTCGGTCTCCGCATCGCCCTCAGCTGCCGCAGCAACCAGCACCGCCTGGTGGCGATCGGTTGCACCACCCTCCTGGTCGGCCAGTCGATCCTCAACATCGCAGTGGCCAGCGGCGCCATGCCCACCACCGGTCTGCCGCTGCCGCTGATCAGCTACGGCGGAAACTCGCTGCTCAGCAGCCTGTTCGTGGCCGGTCTTCTGATCCGCTGTTCCCTGGAGACCACCGGCCTCGAGGGGAACCGGCCCCGCCGGCAGCGTTCCGTCCCCGCCTCGATAGGCTGA
- a CDS encoding cytochrome c biogenesis CcdA family protein — protein MFSPALLLADWGRSGELLLQNSLSHPGPLTLGLVFTGGLLTSLGPCSLSLLPVTLAYLAGFGGDTAPLPQQARSLPWQRSLSFTAGIVAALVLLGGGSALLGRLYGSLPSQIPLLVAVVAVLMGLNLLGLLPIPLPAGPDPERWRRLVPAPLGPLAAGLAFGLASTPCTTPVLAVLLAWIAQNGRPLTGMLLLISFGAGQVIPLLLAGTAAAILPSLLRLRRVGQWIPPLSGVVLLTTGCLTLLAQIP, from the coding sequence ATGTTCAGCCCGGCCCTGCTGCTCGCCGACTGGGGTCGCAGCGGTGAACTGCTGCTCCAGAACTCCCTCTCCCACCCCGGACCGCTCACCCTGGGCCTGGTCTTCACCGGAGGGCTGCTCACCAGCCTCGGACCCTGTTCCCTGTCGCTGCTGCCTGTCACCCTGGCCTATCTGGCCGGATTCGGGGGCGACACCGCCCCCCTGCCTCAGCAGGCTCGCTCACTGCCCTGGCAGCGCAGCCTCAGCTTCACCGCCGGCATCGTCGCGGCCCTGGTGCTGCTGGGCGGAGGCAGCGCTCTGCTTGGACGCCTGTATGGGAGCCTGCCCAGTCAGATCCCCCTGCTGGTCGCCGTCGTGGCGGTGCTGATGGGCCTGAACCTGCTCGGTTTGCTCCCCATCCCCCTGCCCGCCGGTCCCGATCCGGAGCGTTGGAGACGTCTTGTGCCTGCTCCGCTCGGCCCGCTGGCGGCCGGCCTGGCGTTCGGACTGGCCTCCACGCCCTGCACCACGCCTGTGCTCGCGGTGTTGCTGGCCTGGATCGCCCAGAACGGCCGGCCTCTGACGGGCATGCTGCTGCTCATCAGCTTCGGGGCCGGGCAGGTGATCCCTCTTCTCCTGGCCGGCACCGCCGCCGCCATCCTGCCCTCGCTGCTGCGCCTGCGGCGCGTCGGGCAATGGATCCCACCGCTCAGCGGTGTGGTTCTTCTCACCACCGGTTGTCTCACCCTGCTCGCCCAGATCCCATGA
- a CDS encoding phycobilisome linker polypeptide, translating to MRLFKITACIPCPEKVRTQRELQNTYFTKWVPYSSWFAEQQRIMKQGGKILKVELATGRRQQSCGN from the coding sequence ATGCGCCTGTTCAAGATCACAGCCTGCATTCCCTGCCCTGAGAAGGTTCGCACCCAACGTGAACTGCAGAACACCTACTTCACCAAGTGGGTTCCCTATTCCAGCTGGTTCGCGGAACAGCAGCGGATCATGAAGCAGGGGGGCAAGATTCTCAAGGTGGAACTGGCGACCGGTCGTCGGCAGCAAAGCTGCGGCAACTGA
- a CDS encoding P-II family nitrogen regulator: MKKIEAIIRPFKLEDVKIALVNAGIVGMTVSEVRGFGRQKGQVERYRGSEFTVEFLQKLKLEIVVDDDRVDTVVTAIQDAARTGEIGDGKIFISAIDAVIRIRTGDRDSEAI, translated from the coding sequence ATGAAGAAGATCGAGGCCATCATTCGTCCCTTCAAGCTGGAAGACGTCAAGATCGCCCTGGTGAACGCCGGCATCGTCGGCATGACGGTGAGCGAGGTGCGCGGGTTCGGCCGCCAGAAGGGCCAGGTGGAGCGCTACCGCGGCTCCGAGTTCACCGTCGAGTTCCTGCAGAAGCTCAAGCTCGAGATCGTCGTCGATGACGATCGCGTCGACACCGTGGTCACCGCCATCCAGGATGCGGCCCGCACCGGCGAGATCGGCGACGGCAAGATCTTCATCAGCGCCATCGATGCCGTGATCCGCATCCGCACTGGCGATCGCGACAGCGAAGCCATCTGA
- the queF gene encoding preQ(1) synthase — protein sequence MATATSSSVSSAEASSVSEQTRTPLYGERAIAEAQLICFDNPRPGRAYEVSIELPEFTCLCPFSGYPDFAVLRLLYQPGPRVLELKAIKLYVNSYRDRTISHEEVVNRILDDLVAACDPVWMELVADFNPRGNVHTVVRVSHGQRQPC from the coding sequence ATGGCCACCGCCACCAGTTCCAGCGTCTCCAGCGCCGAGGCCAGCAGCGTCTCCGAGCAGACCCGCACGCCGCTCTACGGCGAGCGGGCCATCGCCGAGGCCCAGCTGATCTGCTTCGACAACCCCCGGCCTGGGCGGGCCTACGAGGTCTCGATCGAGCTGCCGGAATTCACCTGCCTCTGCCCCTTCTCGGGCTATCCCGATTTCGCGGTGCTGCGGCTGCTGTACCAGCCCGGTCCGCGGGTGCTGGAACTGAAGGCGATCAAGCTGTATGTGAACAGCTACCGGGATCGCACCATCTCCCATGAGGAGGTGGTCAACCGCATCCTTGACGACCTGGTCGCGGCCTGCGATCCGGTGTGGATGGAGCTGGTGGCGGACTTCAACCCGCGCGGCAATGTCCACACCGTCGTGCGGGTCAGTCACGGTCAGCGGCAACCCTGCTGA
- a CDS encoding cytochrome c biogenesis protein ResB, protein MTASAPQPWRPLQRLLGLISDLRLAIALLLLIALGSGIGTAIPQQESEGFYHQRYDPAPWLGLLHGDGVLALQLDHVYSSGWFLALLAWLGLSLLLCSWRRQWPALSASLRWIDYRSPRQLSKLSVAQTLVCADSQAALERLDLELRRQGWSIRRQDDRLAARRGVAGRVGPLLVHAGLVVLMVGAAWGALGGQRLEQFLAPGRELELMDSRGRTQLTVALDAFAIERDPAGRPEQFRSELRLIPPGPDAVPAPAQPDQGLPSPSSVPDGGEVVPRALRAEISVNHPLRHRGMTLYQADWALAALNVQLGRSPVLQLPLQSLPQLGEQVWGVVMPTRPDGSEPVLLTLSSEEGPVQVFGSDGLRVAQLVPGGEAQEVLGLPIRVASVLPASGILLKRDPGVPLVYAGFAIALMGGGLSLLATRQLWAISEPAAARLHVAGLCNRNLTAFAAELPQLLSRVAADRD, encoded by the coding sequence ATGACCGCATCGGCCCCGCAGCCCTGGCGCCCGCTGCAGCGCCTGCTGGGCCTGATCTCCGATCTGCGCCTGGCGATCGCTCTGCTGCTTCTGATCGCTCTCGGCAGCGGCATCGGCACGGCGATTCCCCAGCAGGAAAGCGAGGGGTTCTATCACCAGCGCTACGACCCGGCCCCCTGGCTCGGGCTGCTCCATGGCGACGGGGTGCTGGCGCTGCAACTGGATCACGTCTATTCCAGCGGCTGGTTCCTGGCCCTGCTGGCCTGGCTGGGTCTCTCCCTGCTGCTATGCAGCTGGCGGCGTCAGTGGCCAGCGCTCTCGGCCTCCCTGCGCTGGATCGACTACCGCTCACCGCGTCAGCTCAGCAAGCTCAGTGTCGCCCAGACGCTGGTCTGCGCCGATTCCCAGGCCGCACTGGAGAGGCTGGATCTGGAGCTGCGCCGTCAGGGGTGGAGCATCCGCCGCCAGGACGATCGCCTCGCCGCCCGTCGTGGCGTGGCCGGTCGCGTCGGCCCGCTGCTGGTGCATGCGGGCCTGGTCGTCCTGATGGTGGGCGCCGCCTGGGGCGCTCTCGGGGGTCAGCGGCTCGAGCAGTTCCTGGCGCCGGGCCGTGAGCTTGAGCTGATGGACAGCCGCGGCCGCACCCAGCTGACGGTGGCTCTCGACGCCTTCGCGATCGAGCGTGACCCGGCGGGCCGGCCGGAGCAGTTCCGCTCCGAGCTGCGCCTGATCCCGCCAGGGCCGGATGCCGTGCCGGCTCCTGCCCAGCCGGATCAAGGTCTCCCCTCCCCTTCTTCCGTCCCTGACGGCGGCGAGGTGGTCCCCAGGGCCCTGCGAGCTGAGATCAGCGTCAATCACCCACTGCGCCACCGCGGCATGACTCTGTATCAGGCTGACTGGGCCCTGGCGGCGCTCAACGTCCAGCTGGGCCGCAGCCCGGTGCTGCAGCTTCCCCTGCAGAGCCTTCCCCAGCTGGGTGAGCAGGTCTGGGGGGTGGTCATGCCCACCCGGCCGGATGGCAGTGAGCCGGTGCTGCTCACCCTCTCCAGCGAGGAGGGGCCCGTTCAGGTGTTCGGTTCGGATGGCCTCCGAGTGGCCCAGCTGGTGCCTGGGGGCGAGGCGCAGGAGGTGCTCGGCCTGCCGATCAGGGTGGCTTCGGTGCTCCCCGCCAGCGGCATCCTGCTCAAGCGCGACCCCGGCGTGCCGCTGGTCTACGCCGGCTTCGCCATTGCCCTGATGGGGGGCGGACTGAGCCTGCTGGCCACCCGTCAGCTCTGGGCGATCAGTGAGCCCGCGGCTGCTCGCCTGCATGTGGCGGGCCTGTGCAATCGCAATCTCACCGCCTTCGCGGCTGAGCTGCCGCAGCTGCTCAGCAGGGTTGCCGCTGACCGTGACTGA
- the apcB gene encoding allophycocyanin subunit beta, producing MQDAITNVINQADVQGLYLDPGAMGRLEQYFASGELRVRAAATISANASAIIKEAVAKSLLYSDITRPGGNMYTTRRYAACIRDLDYYLRYATYAMLAGDTSILDERVLNGLKETYNSLGVPIGATVQSIQAMKEATAALVGPDAGREMGVYFDYICSGLG from the coding sequence ATGCAAGACGCCATCACCAACGTCATCAATCAGGCCGACGTCCAGGGCCTGTACCTGGACCCCGGCGCCATGGGGCGCCTCGAGCAGTACTTCGCCAGTGGTGAACTGCGCGTCCGTGCCGCTGCCACCATCAGCGCCAATGCCTCGGCCATCATCAAGGAAGCCGTCGCCAAGTCGCTGCTCTATTCGGACATCACCCGTCCGGGCGGCAACATGTACACCACCCGTCGCTATGCGGCCTGCATCCGCGACCTGGATTACTACCTGCGCTACGCCACCTACGCGATGCTCGCTGGTGACACCTCGATCCTCGACGAGCGTGTGCTCAACGGCCTCAAGGAGACCTACAACTCCCTGGGCGTGCCCATCGGTGCCACGGTGCAGTCGATCCAGGCCATGAAGGAGGCCACTGCTGCTCTGGTCGGTCCTGATGCCGGTCGTGAAATGGGCGTCTATTTCGACTACATCTGCTCGGGTCTCGGCTGA
- a CDS encoding allophycocyanin has protein sequence MSIVSNSIINADAEARYLSPGELDQIKSFVAGGQRRLRVAQVLAESRERIVKQAGGQLFQKRPDVISPGGNAYGEEMTASCLRDMDYYLRLVTYGVVAGDVTPIEEIGIIGAREMYRALGTPLEAMAEAVREMKNVATSILTGADAEEAGFYFDYVVGALS, from the coding sequence ATGAGCATCGTCTCCAACTCGATCATCAACGCGGACGCCGAAGCCCGCTACCTCAGCCCTGGCGAACTCGACCAGATCAAGTCGTTCGTGGCTGGCGGACAGCGTCGCCTCCGCGTCGCCCAGGTCCTGGCCGAAAGCCGGGAGCGCATTGTCAAGCAGGCCGGCGGCCAGCTGTTCCAGAAGCGCCCTGACGTCATCTCCCCCGGCGGCAACGCCTACGGCGAGGAGATGACCGCCAGCTGCCTCCGGGACATGGATTACTACCTGCGCCTGGTCACCTACGGCGTCGTCGCTGGCGACGTGACCCCGATCGAAGAGATCGGTATCATCGGTGCCCGTGAGATGTACCGCGCCCTGGGTACTCCTCTGGAAGCGATGGCGGAAGCCGTCCGCGAGATGAAGAACGTGGCCACCAGCATCCTCACCGGCGCTGACGCCGAGGAAGCCGGTTTCTACTTCGACTACGTCGTCGGCGCCCTCTCCTGA
- a CDS encoding TlyA family RNA methyltransferase, with protein sequence MARRQRLDLELVRRGLAASRQQAQQLIRAGKVRGGDQLLDKPGTEVLPDLELHVETPPRFVSRGGEKLLAALEAWPIQVQGRICLDGGISTGGFSDCLLQHGAQRVYGIDVGYGQTAWSLRTDPRVVLRERTNLRHLQPADLYGPGNPWPDLAVADVSFISLTRVLPALRGLLRSREQSAVPAAAEPEAVLLVKPQFEVGRERVGKGGVVRDPRAHCDAILTVIEAAGQLTWAPAGLVASPITGPAGNHEYLLWLREPDALAAAAAPLLTEAEVNAVVQRTMAGKGG encoded by the coding sequence ATGGCCCGCAGGCAGCGTCTTGATCTGGAACTGGTGCGGCGCGGCCTGGCCGCCAGCCGCCAACAGGCGCAGCAGCTGATCCGCGCCGGCAAGGTGCGCGGCGGCGATCAGCTGCTCGACAAACCGGGCACGGAGGTCCTGCCCGATCTGGAACTCCATGTGGAGACGCCACCACGCTTCGTCTCCCGCGGCGGCGAGAAGCTGCTGGCGGCACTGGAGGCATGGCCGATCCAGGTGCAGGGGCGGATCTGCCTCGACGGCGGCATCTCCACCGGCGGCTTCAGTGACTGCCTGCTGCAGCACGGCGCCCAGCGCGTCTATGGCATCGACGTCGGCTATGGCCAGACGGCCTGGAGCCTGCGCACCGACCCCCGCGTCGTGCTGCGCGAGCGCACCAACCTCAGGCACCTGCAGCCGGCCGATCTCTATGGCCCGGGCAACCCCTGGCCCGATCTGGCGGTGGCCGATGTGTCCTTCATCTCACTGACCCGGGTGCTGCCGGCGCTCCGGGGCCTGCTGCGCTCAAGAGAACAGTCCGCAGTGCCGGCCGCAGCGGAACCGGAAGCGGTGCTGCTGGTCAAACCGCAGTTCGAAGTGGGTCGTGAGCGGGTCGGGAAAGGGGGCGTCGTGCGCGACCCGCGTGCCCACTGCGACGCGATCCTGACGGTGATCGAAGCGGCCGGACAGCTCACCTGGGCGCCCGCTGGGCTGGTGGCCTCTCCGATCACCGGACCGGCCGGCAACCACGAATACCTGCTCTGGCTGCGAGAGCCTGATGCGCTGGCCGCGGCTGCGGCGCCCCTGCTGACGGAAGCCGAGGTGAACGCCGTTGTGCAGCGCACCATGGCTGGGAAGGGGGGATGA